A segment of the Enterococcus saigonensis genome:
GCCCATATATTGGTTTGAAGGACACTGGATCAACTACACGATATTGCGTAATAAAATCATCAGGCACGTCGATAATGTCGCAAGCAATATCTGCACGTGAGAAATGTGGTTCTAAAAATAAATCATGGATAAAGTTCTTCATCGAACCCGCCAGAAATTGGCTAATTTTGTTTGGGTTAAAGTCAATCCGCCCTTTTCCCTCTTGCCATTTCAAAATCTCAATATAAGCAATATTTTCTTCATATTGGTCTAGTAATTGCCAGCCATTATTTCCAACCGCTTTTAAATATCCGTTACCTTCGTTTAGGCGCATAAGCTGTTCAAAATCTAAAATCAACACATCGTGGGTAGTGTGATAATAAATATTTTTTCTCAATGTACCAACAATAGTAATTCGGTCAATTGACCACTGCATTTTTAGAGGGTTGCACATAGTTTGTGCATTTAACCGCCTGTTAGATAGGGCGGTCAATTTTTCCCACTCATTTACGATAGTTCCATTTTTACTCAAATCTAGTTCCTCCTAAAAGAAAAAAAGAGATTCTTGGAAAGAATTTTAAAAGTTCACGTAACCCTTAAAATTCATTAACAAGAATCTCTAGTCTTGAAGAAACCTAAAAATATTCGTATAATGATTGTGAGTTACGGAGCTAGTACAAGTAGTTTCCGTAATTAGTCGAGAAGTGTTGTCGCACTGCTCGGCTATTTTTTTGCTCTTTTTTCTGTTTTTTTTAGTATATCACTTAAATTTGGAAAG
Coding sequences within it:
- a CDS encoding replication initiation factor domain-containing protein; the protein is MSKNGTIVNEWEKLTALSNRRLNAQTMCNPLKMQWSIDRITIVGTLRKNIYYHTTHDVLILDFEQLMRLNEGNGYLKAVGNNGWQLLDQYEENIAYIEILKWQEGKGRIDFNPNKISQFLAGSMKNFIHDLFLEPHFSRADIACDIIDVPDDFITQYRVVDPVSFKPIYGRSGKLETAYWGSRSSERQIRMYNKKLEQERKRKIVPKEIDTWWRLELQLRRGKATDWHAMVHESLDSFASPHYLPEDVKVTDKMMITALITEHSYWGQIHRNSKYKYRELLKQESQNDELTNHLRETFSESADVLKKELDTWLQGLDVTEEKE